Proteins found in one Bicyclus anynana chromosome 26, ilBicAnyn1.1, whole genome shotgun sequence genomic segment:
- the LOC128199586 gene encoding uncharacterized protein LOC128199586: MSEQDIDIDFLISLVQERPIIWDKSHEHYSDKFRKANEWVAVCKKIFQDYEEFEDQKKNKIGNEVVKKWRSVKDNFFRYVKKIKENSSSGSGAKQLKKYHYYNQLLFLMKVAQNKTDSSLEMVSEETERNENTASSSPFPTKEMSSLPPGPSRYVPASRKRSNQAIDDFEAQALKALQEKENRHLSFFKGILPSLDSFTELQTLTFQSKVINIITEIRFGEQTQSTTWQSRGYQTGQQYQATPLQSRGYQTGQHAQSPSPSSYRTDEFEATYSTNTTINNFTDDSQEEDYNFALLPNSNT, encoded by the exons ATGAGTGAGCAGGATATTGATATAGATTTTCTCATATCCTTGGTCCAAGAAAGACCCATTATATGGGATAAATCACACGAACATTACAGTGATAAATTTCGTAAAGCGAATGAATGGGTAgctgtttgtaaaaaaatatttcaagattaCGAGGAGTTTGAGGaccaaaaaaagaacaaaattg GTAACGAGGTTGTGAAAAAATGGAGAAGCGTGAAGGACAACTTTTTtcgatacgtaaaaaaaataaaagaaaacagttcGTCTGGATCAGGGGCAAAACAATTGAAGAAATATCATTATTACAATCAGTTGCTGTTTTTGATGAAAGTTGCCCAAAATAAAACTGATAGTAGCCTTGAAATGGTGTCTGAAGAAACGGAACGAAATGAAAACACAGCATCATCTTCTCCATTTCCTACAAAAGAAATGTCCTCGTTACCCCCAGGTCCTTCTCGCTACGTGCCTGCAAGCCGTAAGAGATCAAACCAAGCAATAGATGATTTCGAGGCGCAAGCATTAAAAGCGTTGCAAGAGAAAGAAAACCGCCACTTATCATTTTTCAAAGGAATTTTGCCTTCTTTGGACAGCTTTACGGAATTACAAACTTTGACATTCCAAAGCAAAGTTATAAATATCATTACCGAAATTCGGTTCGGGGAACAGACTCAATCAACAACATGGCAGTCACGCGGATATCAAACTGGACAACAGTATCAAGCAACACCATTGCAGTCACGCGGATATCAAACTGGACAACATGCCCAGTCACCATCGCCATCATCGTATCGAACAGATGAATTCGAAGCTACCTACTCAACCAACACTacgattaataattttactgatGATAGTCAAGAAGAAGATTATAACTTTGCTTTGTTACCTAAtagtaatacttaa